In the genome of Chryseobacterium sp. 52, the window TCCAAAAATAATTCCCTTTTTGCCTTTAAGTAAACCGTATGACATAATTTTTTAATGTTTATTTAAATACAAATGTAGCAATAATTTGTGTTTAGAACATAATAAAAATGGAGCCTTATTAATTTAAGACTCCATTTTCTTGAAAATATTTATATGACTGAAATTTTAATTCGTTTTCTTATTCCATTCCGCTTTTGCGTCCTCTGCTGCATCTTTAGTTTTTTCCCATGCGTCGTTGGCTTTATCTTTAATATCATCCCACGCATCAGAAACATTGTTTTTTACTTTGTCTAGCCAGTCTTCCTGGTTAGCTTCCTGGTCATTATTCCTTTTTTCATTGATATAATCTTTAGCTTTTTCTGCAAGATCTTCAATTTTCCACTTGGCATTGTCTGCTGCATTCTTTAAAGAATTTTCTGTATTGTTTACTGCATCTTCTGCTTTGTTGTATTCTGAATTATTCATAACATGTAATATTTTATTGTTGTGTACCAGTAATTAAACAAGAACCATTCCTAAAGCAGGAGCCTACTGTTAAACTTTTCTTAATCTTTTGTTATACTTTTCTAAATCGGCATTACCTTTAATGTAAAATCGACTGCTATGGAAAAAATACGCTGCGGATGGTGTGAGAAAGATGATCTCTACCGTACATATCATGACGAAGAGTGGGGAAGACCTGTTTATGATGACCAGACAATCTTTGAATTTCTTGTTCTTGAAAGCTTTCAGGCAGGGCTGAGCTGGTATACCATCCTTTCCAAAAGAGATAACTTCAGAAAAGCATTTGACGGATTTGATTATAAGAAAATATCCGTTTATCAGGATGAAAAAATTGAAGAGCTTATGAATGATTCCGGGATTATAAGAAATAAGCTTAAAATTCTGGCAACCGTAAACAATGCCCGGAGATTCCTGGACGTGCAGAAAGAATTTGGAAGTTTTTCTGATTATATCTGGGGTTTTATAGGAGGAACCCCGATTGATCATATGCCTAAAAATTTAGCTGATATTCCTTCCGTAACAGACCTCTCAGATGCCTTGTCGAAGGACCTTAAAAACAGAGGTTTCAAGTTTATGGGGTCTACAGTGGTTTATGCTCATATGCAGGCTACCGGAATGGTCAATGATCACCTGGAAAACTGTTTCATCAGATGGTGATAAATTTTGTTTTATTCAATTTTAAGTGATGTTTTTTGTAAATAATGTAATTGTTTTTGATTGATTTTAAAATCAAAACGCTGTTATACGGTAATAACAGGGGATTTAATGTTTAGTTAACATTGAAAATGTTTCATTTATTAGTGATTAAATGTATGGTTAATCACTAATAAGTGTATTTATTTATGGATTTGATAAAAAATATGATGATTTATTAAAAATTCGTATATTTGCACCTTCAAAAAATAAACTATTAACAAAAAGGTGATGCAAACCAAACTTAAACTTCAACAGATTCTTGTTTTTTTCTTATTTAATATTTTTATTCACGCACAGGTGGGGATTGGAACTCCTAGTCCGGATCCTTCAGCCATGTTGCAGATCAATTCTAAAAACAAAGGAATGTTGTTGCCAAGTATAGCATTGGCATCATCTACAGATCAGTTAACCATTCCAAACCCGGCTGAGGGTCTTATGGTATGGAATAACGGAACAGGAACTTTGGCTGATGTAGGTTTATACTACTGGAGTAAATCCAGATGGAATATGATTTCAGCCAATGCCGCAAACAACGGGAATAATGGAGGAGTGACGCCACTGGCAGTCTGGAATAATTCAGCAACAAACAGCGGAAACTCTGCCGGAGCAGATACCAACCTTTCTCTGGGAACCAATACTTCTGATGACCTTGTCTTTAAAGTGAATTCTACAGCAGTGGGAAGACTGGGCGTAAATAACTCTATAAGCTTTGGAACAGCAGCCAATGCAGCTCAGAACGGTATTGCTCTGGGAAATTCCAGCAGTGCTTATCAGGGGATTGCTATCGGGACCAATACTTCTGTTACCGCCAATGAATCTGTAGCACTGGGAGCGAATTCTAAAATTTCAGGATACCAGTCAACGGCAGTAGGTTTTAATGCAAAAGTAACCGTAAATGAAGCTACGGCAATAGGAAATAACGCGGAAGCATCCGGTTTTCAGTCCGTTGCAATGGGTTATAATGCTAAAACAACGACAAATGATGCTACAGCTTTAGGGAAAAATTCAACGGCATCCGGTTTCCAGTCTACAGCCGTAGGATATAATGCAAAAACAAATACCAATAGCGAGACGGCAGTAGGCTATAATACACAGACCAACAATCAGAATTCTACAGCGGTAGGCTCCGGAGCGAATGCTTTGGGACAGTTTTCTACAGCGTTAGGATATGGTGCTTCCACTTCACAGGCCAATACAATTGTTATTGGAAATAATAATGCCAATATTGGAATCGGAACAGGAACTCCGAATACTTCAGCTAAAATAGACGTTAACGGACAGTATAAACTGGGTGAAAAAGGAAGTGTTCAGAAAAATCAGATCAGTTTTGAGGCATGGCCTTCGGTTTCTGTGAATAATTTAGCACCGGGAAAATCTGTAACCATGGAAATTCCGGTTCCTGCAAATCTGCAGCCTGGTTCAACAAGAGCTGCTATCGTAGTCTCTCCTGCAGGAGATTTTGCAGGCAATACTTCTTTTTCAATATCCAATCCAAGAATGACAGGTACGTCAAGTATTACAATCAATCTTACAAATATCTCCGGAAATGCAGAAAGCTTATATTCAACGCATTTTTACGTGATGGTCAATGAGTTTTAGATCAAATCAATTGCAGACATAAGATGGGTACACGTTGCCTTAAAGCAAGATGTGTTTTTAAATTATCAATAAATAAAACCCTGCTCAATCTGTGGATTGAGCAGGGTTTTGTATTATACTACCGAATGAGAAACTAATCTATAAGGTTTCAGAGATTAGAACCCTTCATTATTTGTTGTTGAAAATAGAATCTTTCAGAATGGAAATAGGAATAAAATAAGTCAGTCATGGCCAGCCAATCGAAATTAAGACCAAAATTTGTCTTAGATTCCTGAACATGAGCCCAGTTTCCTTTTGAGTATTCACTTTCATCATATACCAAAGAGTTTTTGGTGATTGCGCCGTCTGCTACCTGCATAAAACAATAGTCAACCGGTATATCTGCCCATTCGTAATGATGTTCAATAATAAAATTTTCTATCTGATAGTCTTTTACCATTTTGAAAATATCCAGATCAAAATGATCTCCGTTTCGGTTATACCGACAGTCATTAAGATGGTGCTCAGATTCCAAATAAAGAATATAGTTACTTAAAAGATCAAAATCTTTTGCCATTTCTATTCCCCATGATGCAGATGTTTCAAAAGGAATAAAAGTAAAACCACGAACCTTGAAGTGAACAATATTTTTGTCCAGTTCAATGTTTTTATCCGTAATAAGACATGTGATGTCCTGGCCCATTCTGTATTAATTATTTTAAATAATTTTCTCCAGTACAAATCAATAACGTTTTCTCAGAAGCCTTATGATCAGCGGAGAATTCATTAACCTCAATTTTATACCAAAGTGGTCTTTTAAAATTAAACCTTATAGGTTTTTACAACCTATAAGGTTTGAACTCCAGGTGTCAAAACCTGAAATATTTTTATTTAATAATTCTTTCCAATACCCAATCAATAAGGTTTTTCTCAGAAGCATGGTGATCTGCCGAGAATTCTCCACGTCTTCTGTTCGCAATAACGTTATTCACGGTAATCGCTTTGTGGCCTAATAATTTTGAAAGAGCATAAATTGCTGAGGTTTCCATTTCAAAGTTGGTTACGCCAAGATCATTCAATGTTTCTAAAAACTTGTCATCAAGTGCCTTTAAACGAAGCTGTCTTCCCTGTGGAGCATAGAATCCCGGAAAAGTAGCAGTGTTACCGTGGTATTTGGCGTCTTTGTAATATTCTCCCATTTCTTCTGCCCATTCTGAGAAATAAAGCATCGGCTTGATCTTCTCATACGGGAATTTTTCCATAAAGTTTTGAGAAAATTCGTTCTCAAAACTATAATCCTGATAGAAATGCATCAATCCGTCTAAACCTACCACATTCTGAGTAACCAGCATATTGTCAACCTGAACATCAGGATTTACACTTCCACAAGTTCCCATACGGAAAAGTTCAAGAGCTTTATGCTCCGTCTTAAACTCTTTATTTTTAAGATCGATATTGACCAAAGCATCAAGCTCATTCATCACGATATCGATGTTTTCTGTCCCGATACCCGTTGACATTACAGTGATTCTTTCTCCACGCAGTGTTCCGGTATGAGTGTAGAATTCTCTTTTGTTTTTTTTGATCTCTACTTTGTCAAAATATTTTGAAACCTTTGCTACTCTGTCCGGATCTCCCACAAGAATAATCTTATCAGCAATATCTTCCGGCAAAAGATTTAAGTGGTATACACTTCCGTCATCATTCAGTACCAGCTCTGAGGCAGCAAGTTTATTTAGCATAATCTATATTTTTTTGTTTTAATTAATGAAAATAGCGTCTTTGTAAGGTGATCCGGCAAGATCATAGATCGTATCATATTCCTCTACAATTCTTTTTTGTCCCTGGAATATTTCATAGACTGTGATGATGGTTTTCTCAAAATTTTTAGGATCCTTCCGCTGTGTGGTAATTTCGTAGAACTTATCGCCTTTTTTTAGAACAGAAACCATCTCTTCTTTAGTAGAATTGTTGGAGTTCATCATACCCGGAAAATCCATCACAATATCCTTAAGCTCTGTATAATTCTTGTAAGGTTTTGTAACCCCGTTCGAATACACATAAACATTTGGGACCTGTTTGTTTTCTTCCAGACGTATCAGGTAGTAATCATTACCTTTTTTCTCTGCGTAAACGGCCATTTCTTTCTTTTTCTGTGAAAATGCACAAATAGAAAGGAAACTTGCCGCAAAAGCGAATAATACTTTTGTTTTCATAATAATATTTTGTTTTAATCTGATGAAATAATCTTAAAAATCCTCTCCCAATATCTTTCGTCATCATTTTTAAACCGGCATTATAGAAGTCAGCCGTCCTTAAGTATAATGAATTTGATTTCGGGGCTTAAAATTAATAAAAATATTTTACCTAAAATATAAACATTTTTTAATCTGCAATTAAACTTAAGATAACATCAGAACGTTACTTTTGCCGCTAAAAATTCATGAGATTGTATCCGCTGCTCGCTGTGATTGTATTGATAGGTTTTGCTGTCATGTCTTTTAACCCGGTTGATAAAGGAAGGGAAAATGAAAATACCTTTGTCAATAAAGGTCTGTCCGATTTTAAAAACAGGCTTGATCAGCTGAAATCAGATGTCTATAAATTCTCAGAAGATCAGATTACGATTGAAGAACTTCGAAAATCTTTAAGCAGCACCAGAAATTCATTTAAAGAAATAGAATTCTATATCGCTTACCATTATCCGGAATTCACAAAAACACATCTTAATGCCGCACCGTTATTTCATATAGAAGCCGCTGGTACTTCTGCCTACACACTGCCACCGGAAGGACTTCAGGTTCTGGATGAATTGATATTTTCCGATGAAGCAGGCGACGAAAAAGAAAAAATTAAAACGATTACAGACTTTCTGTACAATTCATATTCAAGTTTTTATCTGAGTACAGTGAAAAATGGCTTAAGCAAGGGAAATAATAAGACTTTGCCGTTAAGAATAGAACTGATAAGAATTTATACTCTTGGAGTTACAGGTTTTGATACCCCGGGTTCTCTGAATATTTCCCAGGAAGCCAGCTATGCTTTTACAGGAATTAAAAAATACATCAATGATGATGTCTATTTTAAAAACTATAATGTTCAGAAGGCCAATCAGATCCTTACTGAAGGAATCAGCTATCTTTCAGCCCATACGGATTTTGAAACTTTTGACAGGATTGAATTCTATAAAAAATATATTCAGCCGCTGTACGAAGAGTTCGGGAAATGGGACGGAAGAGCAGATGATCTTAAAGAATTTTCAGGTTGGAATGTAAAAAGTAAGAACCTTTTCAGCAGTGATTTTTTGGATCCCTATTTTTATACACTTTTGCAGGATTCTGAAGATAATGCAGATCTCCGCAGTCTTGGGAAATCTATTTTCTATGATCAGAATTTAAGTCAAAACGGCAAAATGAGCTGTGCAGCTTGCCATCTTCAGGAAAATGCTTTTACGGATCTTGCTGTGAAGTCTCAGAGTAATGTTGAAGGGAAAACCGTTCTGAGAAATTCTCCGTCTCTGTACAATGCTGTTTTTGCAAAAAGGTTTTTCTATGATCTTCGTGCATTTTATCTTGAACAGCAGGCAGAACACGTGATCTATAATAATGATGAATTTAATACCAGCTATGAAGATATCATCAGGAAATTAAAGACAAAACCTGAATATAAGAAAGCTTTCCATACAGCTTTTAAAGATGGTAAAATAAGCAAAGAAAATTTTTCCAAAGCCTTAAGTTCTTATGTTGCTTCTCTGTATTCTTTCGACAGTGATTTTGATCGATTTATGAGAAATGAAAAAGACGTTTCTGATGATGTTAAAAAAGGGTATAATCTGTTTATGGGGAAAGCCAATTGTGCTACCTGCCACTTTGCGCCACACTTTTCAGGGCTTGTCCCGCCATTTTTTAATGAAAATGAGTCTGAAGTTCTAGGCGTGACGGTAAAACCGATCAATCAGCTTCCTATAGAACTGGATTCTGACCCGGGAAGAGGAAACAGCCCAGTGAAAAAAGAAAAATCGTGGATTTATGATTATTCTTTCAAGACGGTTACGGTAAGAAATATAGCCCTGACGAAACCTTATTTCCATAACGGAGCTTTCAATACGCTGGAAGAGGTGATGGATTTCTATAATGAAGGCGGTGGAGAAGGACTTGGTTTAAAAATGAAAAATCAAACCCTGCCTCCGGATAAGCTGGATCTTACAAAAACCGAAATTAAGCAGGTGATTGCTTTCCTGAATTCATTGACGGATATCAGTAAAGCGAAGTAAGGACTCTGGAGTTTGTGAGTTGGAGGGTGTTAACGAGTTATCATATTCAAATTGTATCACCTCATTAATTTGAGGTAAGAATTAAAATGATGAATAGCTGACTGATTAAAATTCTTTTCTTCTCTGCATTCTCCAATTCTCAGATACAATAAAACCCTGAAACAATAAGTCAACTTCAAACATGTCAATTCAAACATGAAACTTGTATTATTTAACAATTATTTAATTCCCTTAACATTAGGTTTTAAATTAATTAATATTCCCTGATCTATATTTAAAGTCCTATTAACAGAGGTCCCGCGCTAAAAAAATAGTTTTGCAGAGTCTAATAAATCAATAAAAATGAAGAAAAAATTACTTACTATTGCGGCACTGGCAATGGTGGCGGGCTTTAGCGTACAGGCGCAGACCTTTTTATTCAACAAGAATTCATCCTGGAGTTATAAAGATAACAATCAGGCTCTGGCAGATCCATGGAAAGACCAGACATTTGATATTTCTGCATGGGCAGTTGGAAACGGTCCCCTGGGATATGGAGATCCTGTAACAACGACAATCAGTTCAGGACTTACGGCAGCTTATTTTGCTAAAGATTTTACAGTAGATCTTTCAACGCTTTCAGACACTATGGAACTGGGAGTAATGAGAGATGACGGAATCGTTGTTTATCTTAACGGAGTTGA includes:
- a CDS encoding DNA-3-methyladenine glycosylase I translates to MEKIRCGWCEKDDLYRTYHDEEWGRPVYDDQTIFEFLVLESFQAGLSWYTILSKRDNFRKAFDGFDYKKISVYQDEKIEELMNDSGIIRNKLKILATVNNARRFLDVQKEFGSFSDYIWGFIGGTPIDHMPKNLADIPSVTDLSDALSKDLKNRGFKFMGSTVVYAHMQATGMVNDHLENCFIRW
- a CDS encoding nucleoside phosphorylase, translated to MLNKLAASELVLNDDGSVYHLNLLPEDIADKIILVGDPDRVAKVSKYFDKVEIKKNKREFYTHTGTLRGERITVMSTGIGTENIDIVMNELDALVNIDLKNKEFKTEHKALELFRMGTCGSVNPDVQVDNMLVTQNVVGLDGLMHFYQDYSFENEFSQNFMEKFPYEKIKPMLYFSEWAEEMGEYYKDAKYHGNTATFPGFYAPQGRQLRLKALDDKFLETLNDLGVTNFEMETSAIYALSKLLGHKAITVNNVIANRRRGEFSADHHASEKNLIDWVLERIIK
- a CDS encoding cytochrome-c peroxidase is translated as MRLYPLLAVIVLIGFAVMSFNPVDKGRENENTFVNKGLSDFKNRLDQLKSDVYKFSEDQITIEELRKSLSSTRNSFKEIEFYIAYHYPEFTKTHLNAAPLFHIEAAGTSAYTLPPEGLQVLDELIFSDEAGDEKEKIKTITDFLYNSYSSFYLSTVKNGLSKGNNKTLPLRIELIRIYTLGVTGFDTPGSLNISQEASYAFTGIKKYINDDVYFKNYNVQKANQILTEGISYLSAHTDFETFDRIEFYKKYIQPLYEEFGKWDGRADDLKEFSGWNVKSKNLFSSDFLDPYFYTLLQDSEDNADLRSLGKSIFYDQNLSQNGKMSCAACHLQENAFTDLAVKSQSNVEGKTVLRNSPSLYNAVFAKRFFYDLRAFYLEQQAEHVIYNNDEFNTSYEDIIRKLKTKPEYKKAFHTAFKDGKISKENFSKALSSYVASLYSFDSDFDRFMRNEKDVSDDVKKGYNLFMGKANCATCHFAPHFSGLVPPFFNENESEVLGVTVKPINQLPIELDSDPGRGNSPVKKEKSWIYDYSFKTVTVRNIALTKPYFHNGAFNTLEEVMDFYNEGGGEGLGLKMKNQTLPPDKLDLTKTEIKQVIAFLNSLTDISKAK